GTACATCTGCGGGATCCAGGTGCCGATCTGCTCCTCGGTGCCGTTGGCGAGGACGCCGACGGCCGCCAGGCCCGTACCGACGATCGACAGGGCGATGCCCGCGTCGCCCCAGAAGAGCTCTTCCATGGCCATGGGGATACCGAGACCCGTAGGGTCGAAGAACTGCTGGGCGTAGAAGTCCAGGGAGTAGATGCCGACCTTGGCCGCTTCCTGGATGACGGGCCAGGGCGTTTCCTCACGCTCGTCCCACTCCGAGGCGGCGGGGCGGATGACATCCGCCGCGAAGCCGTGGAGCCACTCCTTGACCTGCTTCTGGTCGTCGTTGAGCTCAAGCGTGAACTCGGCCATGTTCCCCTCCAGGCACTGCGGCGAAAACCATGTGTTACTCGCGGTAACCACAGTCTGTTACCGACAAGTAGGTACTGTCAACCGCCACGGAGCCGATCAGGCGCCCGTCCCGCGGAGTGTTACGTTGCGCGGGCGTGCAGAGGCGGTGCGACGGCATCGCGTGGCCAGGGGTGGGAGAAGAGACGACATGGAGACCGCACGAAGCGCCGAGCGACAGCGGACCGCGGCCGAGAGCCGCCGCCGCGAGTTGCTGGAAGCGGCGGACCGGGTGGTGCTCAGGGACGGACCGCAGGCCTCGATGAACGCCATCGCCGCCGAGGCCGGGATCACCAAACCCATCCTCTACCGCCACTTCGGGGACAAGGGCGGCCTCTACCGCGCCCTCGCAAAGCGCCACACCGACGCCCTGCTCATCGCCCTGCGGGCCGCCCTGGACGCGCCCGCCGACCGGCGTGAGCGGGTGGAGTCGACGCTCGACACCTATCTCGCCGCGATCGAGGCCCGCCCCCAGGTCTACCGCTTCCTGATGCATCCTGCTGACGGTGCCGCCGCCGACACAGCCCCCTCCCCCGAGCAGGGATTCGACGTCGGCCGGCACTCCGCCCCGCTGCTGCGCCGCCTCGGCGAGGAGCTGGGCCAGGTGATCGCCGAGCGCGTCGACCTGGGCCCGGACAGCGAGCAGATGGCCCGCATCTGGGGGCACGGGATCGTCGGCATGATGCACGCGGCGGGCGACTGGTGGCTCGGCGACCGGCCCTGCTCCCGCGAACGGCTGGTGAGCAGCCTCGCCGACCTGCTGTGGGGCAGGCTCGCGGAGGCGGGCGACCGCCAGGGCGGCCCGGGGTTCTGACCCGATCCGGACGCCGCACCCGGGAGCCCGGCGCCGCTCAGCGCCCGCGCGCCCAGGGCGCCCGGCGCGCCGCGCGCAGCGCCCGGGTGCGCCGCAGCCCGGTCAGCCGGTCGGTGTAGACCCTGCCCTCCAGGTGGTCGCACTCGTGCTGGAGGCACCGGGCGAACCAACCCGTCCCGGCGATCCGGACCGGCTCGCCGGTCATCGTGAGGCCCTCGACGACCGCGTGGTCGAAGCGATCCGTGCCCGCTTCCAGACCGGGAAGTGACAGACAGCCCTCCGGTCCGCGTACGGTGAGTCCGTCCGCCTCGACCAGTTCGGGATTGACCACGTGTCCCAGATGGCGGACATCGTCGTCGTCCGGGCAGTCGTAGACGAACACCTTGAGCGGGACGCCGACCTGATTGGCGGCGAGCCCGACACCCTGCGCGGCGTACATCGTCGCGAACATGTCCTCGACCAGCCGCGCCAGCGACGGGCCGAAGTCCGTGACGTCCTCGCAGGCGCGGTGGAGCAACGGGTCGCCGAGCAGACTCATCTCACGGACGAGTCCGGAACTGCCGGGGATCGGGCGGTTTCGCATGGCGGCAAGGTTACGTTCCGCCGGGGCCGGGGAGTTCCCGTGGTGCCGCGGTGCGGTCGCCGCGCCGGACATCGATAGGCTGGGCGCGGACCGATGCAAGGAGGATCTAGGACGATGGCAGGCAACACGGAGCCGTTGTCGCCGCGGGCCAAACTGGCCGTGACGGCGGGCAAGGCCGCGGCGGCGGTGTCACGCGCCGCGGGGCGGGGCAGCGGATCGGTGATCGGCGGCCGGGTGGCGCTCAAACTCGACCCCGACCTGCTGGGGCGGCTGGCGCAGCACCTGGACGTGATCCTCGTGTCGGCGACGAACGGCAAGACGACCACCACACGGCTGATCGCCGAGGCGCTGCGGGCCGCCGGGCCCGTCGTGTCGAACGCGCTCGGCGCGAACATGCCCGCGGGCATCACCTCGGCGCTGGCCGGCGGCTCGGACGCGAAGTTCGGCGTGATCGAGGTCGACGAGAAGTATCTGGCGGGTGTCGCGCGCGACACCACGCCCAAGGCGATCGCCCTGCTCAACCTCTCCCGCGACCAGCTGGACCGCGCGGCGGAGACCCGGATGATGGCCGAGCACTGGCGTGAGGGCCTCTCCGGCTCGAAGGCCGTGGTCATCGCGAACGCGGACGACCCGCTGGTCGTCTGGGCGGCCTCCTCCTCGCCCAACGTGGTGTGGGTGGCGGCCGGCCAGGCGTGGAAGGACGACGCCTGGTCCTGCCCGTCCTGCGGCGGTGTGATGCAGCGTCCGGGCGACGACTGGTTCTGCGGGCAGTGCGGCTTCCGCCGCCCCGCCCCGAGCTGGGCGCTGAACGGCGACTACGTCCTGGACCCGCACGGTTCGGCGTGGCCGATCCACCTCCAGCTGCCGGGCCGGGCGAACAAGGCGAACGCCACCAGCTCCGCCGCCGTCGCCGCCGTCTTCGGCGTGCCGCCGCAGGTCGCGCTGGAGCGGATGTACCAGGTGCAGGCGGTGGCCGGACGCTACGACGTCGTCACCTTCCAGAACCGTGAGCTGCGTCTGCTGCTGGCGAAGAACCCGGCCGGCTGGCTGGAGACGTTCTCGCTCATCGACCCGCCGCCGACGCCGGTGATCCTCTCGGTGAACGCGCGCGGCGCGGACGGCACGGACACCTCCTGGCTGTGGGACGTGGACTACACGCAGCTGGCGGGTCACCCGATCTTCGTGCTCGGCGACCGGAAGCTGGACCTCGCGGTCCGCCTCGAAGTGGCCGGTCTCGACTTCCGGGTCTGCGAGACGCTCGACGAGGCCGTGGGTTACGCACCGCCCGGCCGCATCGAGGTCATCGCCAACTACACCGCCTTCCAGGATCTGCGCCGTCGTGTCGGCAACTGACCCCGGCCCCGGCCACCTCCGGAGAGGACGAAGCATGAACAACGGTCTGCGTCTGGTCTGGGTCTACCCCGACCTGCTCAGCACCTACGGCGACCAGGGCAACGCCCTGGTCGTGGAGCGGCGTGCCCGGCAGCGCGGTCTGGACGTGCAGCGCGTCGACGTGCGCAGCGACCAGCCGGTGCCGACGTCCGGCGACATCTATCTGATCGGCGGCGGTGAGGACCGTCCGCAGCGCCTGGCGGCCGAGCGGCTGCGCCGCGACGGCGGGCTGAGCCGGGCCGCCTCCAACGGCGCGATCATCTTCTCGGTCTGCGCGGGCTACCAGATCCTCGGGCACGAGTTCGTCAACGACCTCGGAGAGCGCGAGGCCGGTCTCGGTCTGCTCGACGTGGTCTCCACCCGCGGCGAGGGCGCGCGGTGCGTCGGCGACGTACTGGCGGACATCGACCCGCACCTCGGGCTGCCGCCGCTGACCGGGTTCGAGAACCACCAGGGCGTCACCCATCTCGGCCCGACGGCACGGCCGTTCGCCCGGGTGCAGTTCGGCCGGGGCAACGGCACCGGGGACGGCACGGAGGGCGCGTACAACGACACGGTCTTCGGGACGTACATGCACGGTCCCGTGATGGCCCGCAACCCGCACATCGCCGATCTGCTGCTGAAGCTGGCCCTCGACGTGAACGCGCTGCCGCCCACCGACGACCGCTGGTACGACGCCCTGCGCGCCGAGCGGATCGCCTCGGCGACGCAGCCCGCCTGAGCTGGTCTCCGCTCGCCCGAGCAGGGTCCGCATGAGGCACTTTCCGCTCGCCTGAGCGGTGTTCGCCTGAGGTGTTTCCCGCTCGGCTGAGCGGAGTCCAGCAGGCGGACGGCGGGTTCGGTCCCGCCACCCTGCGCCGGTAGGGTGGCGGGGATCCAGCCGGACGACGGGGTCCGGTCGTCGACTTAACGTTGCAAAGGTTTCCGGGCCATGCGCATTGGCGTACTCACCTCCGGCGGCGACTGCCCCGGCCTCAACGCCGTCATCCGTTCCGTCGTGCACCGCGCGGTGGTGGACCACGGCGACGAGGTCATCGGCTTCCACGACGGCTGGAAGGGCCTCCTGGAGTGCGACTACCGCAAGCTCGACCTTGACGCGGTGGGCGGCATCCTGGCGCGCGGCGGCACGATCCTCGGCTCCTCCCGGGTCCAGCCCGCGCATCTGCGCGACGGCGTGGAGCGCGCCCGCGGCCATGTCGCGGACCTCGGCCTGGACGCCATCATCCCGATCGGCGGCGAGGGCACCCTCAAGGCCGCGAACCTCCTCTCCGAGGCCGGTCTCCCGATCGTCGGTGTCCCCAAGACCATCGACAACGACATCGCCTCCACCGACGTCACCTTCGGCTTCGACACCGCCGTCGGCGTCGCCACCGAGGCCCTGGACCGGCTGAAGACCACCGCCGAGTCGCACCAGCGGGTGCTGATCGTCGAGGTCATGGGCCGCCACACCGGCTGGATCGCCCTGCACTCCGGCATGGCCGCCGGCGCCCACGCCATCGTGGTGCCCGAGCGCCCCTTCGACATCGACGAGCTGACCGAGCTGGTCGGCAAGCGCTTCTCGGCGGGCAAGAAGTTCGCCATCGTCGTGGTCGCCGAGGGCGCCAAGCCCCGCGAGGGCTCCATGCAGTTCGAGCAGGGCGTCAAGGACATCTACGGTCACGAGCGGTTCGCCGGGGTGGCCACGCAGCTCTCCGGGGAGCTGGAGCAGCGGCTCGGCAAGGAGGCCCGCCCGGTCATCCTCGGCCACGTCCAGCGCGGTGGCACGCCCACCGCGTACGACCGGGTCCTGGCGACCCGGTTCGGCTGGCACGCGGTGGAGGCGGCGCACCGGGGCGAGTTCGGGATGCTGACCGCGCTGCGCGGCACCGACATCGTGATGGTGCCGCTGGGCGAGGCCGTCGAGACGCTGAAGACGGTCCCCGCCGAGCGGTACGCCGAGGCGGAGTGCGTGCTCTAGAACACCTCCCGAGGACACGTCGTCCAGAACTGCCCCCGGCCGCAACCGCGGCCGGGGGCAGTTCTACTCTGGACCGGACAACCGGCACGAAACGGGGACGTGTCCCCATCGGGAGTGAACAGATGGATCACAGCGGGCACGGCATGAACATGGATCTGCCGCCGTTCACGCTGGGGCGGGGGCTGGAGCTCTCCGTCGACCCGTTCTTCCTGACCGGCTGCATCCTGGCGCTCGCCCTGTACGGGTACGGCGTGGTGCGGCTGCGTCGGCGCGGGGACGGCTGGCCGGTGAACCGGATCGTGTTCTTCGTCGTGGGTGTGCTGAGCATCGCGCTGGTGATGTGCACCAAGCTCAACGACTACGGCATGGTCATGTTCAGCGTCCACATGGTGCAGCACATGGTGATCAGCATGCTGTCGCCGATCCTGCTGCTGCTGGGCGCCCCGGTGACGCTGGCGCTGCGCGCGCTGCCGCCGGCCGGGCGGGGGCGGACCGGGCCGCGCGAGCTGCTGCTGAAGCTGCTGCACAGCCGGTACATGAAGATCATCTCGCATCCGGTGTTCACCATCCCGCTGTTCATCGCGAGCCTCTACGCGCTGTACTTCACGCCGCTCTTCGACTTCCTGATGAGCTCGAAGCCGGGCCACCTCGGGATGATGGTGCACTTCCTCGCGGTCGGCCTGGTCTTCTTCTGGCCGATCATGGGCGTGGACCCGGGCCCGCACCGGCCCGGCTATCTGATGCGGATGCTGGAGCTGTTCGCCGGGATGCCGTTCCACGCGTTCTTCGGGATCGCGCTGATGATGGCGTCGACGCCGATGGTGAAGACGTACGAGAACCCGCCGGCCTCGCTCGGCATCGACGCCCTGAGCGACCAGAACTGGGCGGGCGGCATCGCGTGGGCGTTCAGCGAGATCCCGTCCGTGCTGGTGCTGATCGCGCTGGTCTTCCAGTGGTACCGCTCCGAGCAGCGCACCGCCCGGCGCACGGACCGGGCCGCCGACCGCGACGGTGACAAGGAGCTGGCGGCCTACAACGCCTATCTCGCGTCTTTGCAGGCGCGCGGACAGTAGCGCGGAGGGCGCATACGGGGTGACCATGGGGACAACGGCCGCGCGGCCGACGAGGAGCGTGCGCGCATGTCCGGATCGACGAAGACCATGGGATACATGACCGGCGGGGCCCTGATCGCGGTGACCGCGTACACGGTGGCGCTGGGAAGCAGCGGCTGGCTCTGGTTCGGCTGGGTGGTGCTGGGACTGTGCACCCTCGGGATGCTGGCCACACAGGACACCTGAGCCCCCCTCCCGCGGGTGAGGACGCCTGACGGGCCGGGAGGCGGGTACGAGCCGGGAGACCGGTTCGCTACGGTCGACCGGTGGTGCCGGGGTCTACGCTGTAGCGCCCCGGCACCACCGTGATCCGGCAGTACAGCCCCGACGCCGACCCGGCAGAGCGAGGTGCACCCGCAAGGTGTTCTATTACGTCCTGAAACATGTCGTGCTGGGGCCCGTGCTGCGGCTGCTGTTCCGGCCCCGGATCGAGGGCCTGGAGAACATTCCGGAGGACGGGGCGGCGATCGTCGCGGGCAACCACCTCTCCTTCTCCGACCATTTCCTGATGCCGGCCATCATCAAGCGCCGCATCACCTTCCTGGCGAAGGCCGAATACTTCACGGGGCCGGGGATCAAGGGCCGCCTCACCGCCGCCTTCTTCCGCAGCGCCGGGCAGATCCCGGTGGACCGGTCCGGCAAGGACGCCGGGCAGGCCGCCATCCGCGAGGGGCTCGGTGTGCTGGGCAAGGGCGAGCTGCTGGGGATCTACCCGGAGGGCACCCGCTCGCACGACGGCCGGCTCTACAAGGGCAAGGTCGGGGTCGCGGTGATGGCGATCACCGCGCAGGCGCCGGTGATTCCCTGCGCCATGGTCGGCACCTTCGAGATCCAGCCGCCCGGCCAGGTCGTGCCGAAGATCAAACGGGTCGCGATCCGCTTCGGCGAACCGCTCGACTTCTCCCGCTACGCGGGGTTGGAGAACCAGAAGGCGGCGATCCGGGCCGTCACGGACGAGATCATGTACGCGATCCTCGAACTCTCCGGCCAGGAGTACGTGGACGAGTACGCGGCCAAGGTGAAGGCGGCCGAGCAGGAGGCCGCGCCGCCGAGGAAGTTCCCCAAGCTGCGACGCTGAGGAAGCCCCCCGGGGCTC
The nucleotide sequence above comes from Streptomyces sp. NBC_01116. Encoded proteins:
- a CDS encoding TetR family transcriptional regulator; translation: METARSAERQRTAAESRRRELLEAADRVVLRDGPQASMNAIAAEAGITKPILYRHFGDKGGLYRALAKRHTDALLIALRAALDAPADRRERVESTLDTYLAAIEARPQVYRFLMHPADGAAADTAPSPEQGFDVGRHSAPLLRRLGEELGQVIAERVDLGPDSEQMARIWGHGIVGMMHAAGDWWLGDRPCSRERLVSSLADLLWGRLAEAGDRQGGPGF
- the def gene encoding peptide deformylase translates to MRNRPIPGSSGLVREMSLLGDPLLHRACEDVTDFGPSLARLVEDMFATMYAAQGVGLAANQVGVPLKVFVYDCPDDDDVRHLGHVVNPELVEADGLTVRGPEGCLSLPGLEAGTDRFDHAVVEGLTMTGEPVRIAGTGWFARCLQHECDHLEGRVYTDRLTGLRRTRALRAARRAPWARGR
- a CDS encoding MurT ligase domain-containing protein; the encoded protein is MAGNTEPLSPRAKLAVTAGKAAAAVSRAAGRGSGSVIGGRVALKLDPDLLGRLAQHLDVILVSATNGKTTTTRLIAEALRAAGPVVSNALGANMPAGITSALAGGSDAKFGVIEVDEKYLAGVARDTTPKAIALLNLSRDQLDRAAETRMMAEHWREGLSGSKAVVIANADDPLVVWAASSSPNVVWVAAGQAWKDDAWSCPSCGGVMQRPGDDWFCGQCGFRRPAPSWALNGDYVLDPHGSAWPIHLQLPGRANKANATSSAAVAAVFGVPPQVALERMYQVQAVAGRYDVVTFQNRELRLLLAKNPAGWLETFSLIDPPPTPVILSVNARGADGTDTSWLWDVDYTQLAGHPIFVLGDRKLDLAVRLEVAGLDFRVCETLDEAVGYAPPGRIEVIANYTAFQDLRRRVGN
- a CDS encoding type 1 glutamine amidotransferase produces the protein MNNGLRLVWVYPDLLSTYGDQGNALVVERRARQRGLDVQRVDVRSDQPVPTSGDIYLIGGGEDRPQRLAAERLRRDGGLSRAASNGAIIFSVCAGYQILGHEFVNDLGEREAGLGLLDVVSTRGEGARCVGDVLADIDPHLGLPPLTGFENHQGVTHLGPTARPFARVQFGRGNGTGDGTEGAYNDTVFGTYMHGPVMARNPHIADLLLKLALDVNALPPTDDRWYDALRAERIASATQPA
- a CDS encoding 6-phosphofructokinase gives rise to the protein MRIGVLTSGGDCPGLNAVIRSVVHRAVVDHGDEVIGFHDGWKGLLECDYRKLDLDAVGGILARGGTILGSSRVQPAHLRDGVERARGHVADLGLDAIIPIGGEGTLKAANLLSEAGLPIVGVPKTIDNDIASTDVTFGFDTAVGVATEALDRLKTTAESHQRVLIVEVMGRHTGWIALHSGMAAGAHAIVVPERPFDIDELTELVGKRFSAGKKFAIVVVAEGAKPREGSMQFEQGVKDIYGHERFAGVATQLSGELEQRLGKEARPVILGHVQRGGTPTAYDRVLATRFGWHAVEAAHRGEFGMLTALRGTDIVMVPLGEAVETLKTVPAERYAEAECVL
- a CDS encoding cytochrome c oxidase assembly protein, which codes for MDHSGHGMNMDLPPFTLGRGLELSVDPFFLTGCILALALYGYGVVRLRRRGDGWPVNRIVFFVVGVLSIALVMCTKLNDYGMVMFSVHMVQHMVISMLSPILLLLGAPVTLALRALPPAGRGRTGPRELLLKLLHSRYMKIISHPVFTIPLFIASLYALYFTPLFDFLMSSKPGHLGMMVHFLAVGLVFFWPIMGVDPGPHRPGYLMRMLELFAGMPFHAFFGIALMMASTPMVKTYENPPASLGIDALSDQNWAGGIAWAFSEIPSVLVLIALVFQWYRSEQRTARRTDRAADRDGDKELAAYNAYLASLQARGQ
- a CDS encoding lysophospholipid acyltransferase family protein → MFYYVLKHVVLGPVLRLLFRPRIEGLENIPEDGAAIVAGNHLSFSDHFLMPAIIKRRITFLAKAEYFTGPGIKGRLTAAFFRSAGQIPVDRSGKDAGQAAIREGLGVLGKGELLGIYPEGTRSHDGRLYKGKVGVAVMAITAQAPVIPCAMVGTFEIQPPGQVVPKIKRVAIRFGEPLDFSRYAGLENQKAAIRAVTDEIMYAILELSGQEYVDEYAAKVKAAEQEAAPPRKFPKLRR